A genomic segment from Cinclus cinclus chromosome 11, bCinCin1.1, whole genome shotgun sequence encodes:
- the LOC134048113 gene encoding protein phosphatase 1 regulatory subunit 3E-like, with the protein MDKAGSLHSSVPGPPPRLYLPRNFSCSACLYGSLAEQCRAGCSPDGDAAPTPVVREAAGEKPPPTRGREPTLPAVPPSPTQRRRAKSLPTPGDRSLRPALQQSPSRRKTVRFADSLGLELTSVHLFCEADLPRVPLPAPPTPRPADLLKTRKPPALGDLEPVLFGPPPLLLEPLFPPQPGASPGFAERVRQHKVRLEWVRAEPAGLRGAVRVLNLAYEKVVSVRYTLNGWASCAEAAATYQPPGPADGITDRFAFLLPLGAAAETALEFAVRYRVAGAEYWDNNEGKNYRLRGRQRVPPAAGPPQDPDSSAWIHFI; encoded by the coding sequence ATGGATAAGGCGGGTTCGCTGCACAGCTCGGTGCCCGGGCCGCCGCCCCGGCTCTACCTGCCGCGTAACTTCAGCTGCAGCGCCTGCCTCTATGGCAGCCTGGCCGAGCAGTGCAGGGCGGGTTGCAGCCCCGACGGCGACGCCGCGCCCACGCCCGTGGTGCGGGAAGCGGCGGGCGAGAAGCCGCCGCCGACCCGAGGCCGGGAGCCCACGCTGCCCGCCGTGCCCCCCAGCCCCACGCAGCGCCGCCGCGCCAAATCGCTGCCCACGCCCGGCGACCGCAGCCTGCGCCCCGCGCTGCAGCAGAGCCCGTCGCGCCGCAAGACCGTGCGGTTCGCCGACTCGCTGGGGCTGGAGCTCACCTCCGTGCACCTCTTCTGCGAGGCCGACCTGCCGCGGGTGCCGCTGCCCGCGCCGCCGACGCCGCGCCCCGCCGACCTCCTCAAGACCAGGAAGCCGCCGGCGCTGGGCGACCTGGAGCCGGTGCTGTTCgggccgccgccgctgctgctggaGCCGCTGTTCCCGCCGCAGCCCGGCGCCAGCCCCGGCTTCGCGGAGCGGGTGCGGCAGCACAAGGTGAGGCTGGAGTGGGTGCGGGCGGAGCCGGCGGGGCTGCGCGGGGCCGTGCGTGTCCTCAACCTCGCCTACGAGAAGGTCGTGTCGGTGCGCTACACGCTTAATGGCTGGGCCAGCTGCGCCGAGGCTGCCGCCACGTACCAGCCTCCCGGGCCGGCCGACGGCATCACCGATCGCTTCGccttcctgctgcccctgggcGCCGCCGCCGAGACCGCGCTTGAGTTCGCCGTCCGCTACCGCGTCGCCGGCGCCGAATACTGGGACAACAACGAAGGCAAGAACTACCGGCTGCGGGGCCGGCAGCGCgtcccgcccgccgcagggCCCCCGCAGGACCCCGACAGCTCTGCCTGGATCCACTTCATCTGA
- the GCSH gene encoding glycine cleavage system H protein, mitochondrial, with translation MAWRALRRVGPVLAPRCPRLPLPPRGPAARRLGTSSLLQSARKFTDKHEWVSVENGIGTVGISDFAQEALGDVVYCSLPEVGTKLSKHDEFGALESVKAASELYSPLSGEVTEINAALADNPGLVNKSCYQDGWLIKMTVANPAELDELMTEDAYEKYIKSIED, from the exons ATGGCGTGGCGGGCGCTGCGGCGGGTCGGGCCGGTGCTGGCCCCGCGCTGCCCGCGCCTCCCGCTGCCGCCGCGGGGGCCAGCGGCCCGCAGGCTGGGCACCAGCTCGCTGCTGCAGTCCG cCCGCAAATTCACAGACAAGCACGAATGGGTATCTGTGGAAAATGGCATTGGAACAGTAGGAATCAGCGATTTTGCACAG gaagcATTAGGAGATGTTGTTTACTGTAGTCTTCCAGAAGTCGGTACAAAATTGAGTAAACACG ATGAGTTTGGGGCTTTGGAAAGTGTGAAAGCTGCTAGTGAACTCTACTCCCCTCTCTCAGGAGAAGTGACTGAGATTAATGCTGCCCTAGCAGATAATCCAGGGCTTGTCAATAAATCCTGTTATCAAGATG GTTGGCTTATCAAGATGACTGTGGCAAACCCTGCTGAACTTGATGAACTGATGACCGAAGATGCCTATGAGAAATACATCAAATCCATTGAGGACTGA